A single window of Micrococcaceae bacterium Sec5.1 DNA harbors:
- a CDS encoding DNA repair helicase XPB: MTDGPLIVQSDKTILLEVDHELATEARHAIAAFAELERAPEHMHSYRLTPLGLWNARAAGLDAEQVLDTLLKYSRFPVPHALLIDIEETMSRYGRLRLEKDPQHGLVMRTDDYPVLEEVIRAKKIAPLLGPRIDGETVVVHSSQRGQLKQLLLKLGWPAEDLAGYVNGQPHLILLDETGWQLRPYQKLATENFWAGGSGVVVLPCGAGKTLVGAAAMATSSTTTLILVTNTVSARQWKDELLKRTSLTEDEIGEYSGAVKEVRPVTIATYQVLTTKRGGLYPHLELVDGHDWGLIIYDEVHLLPAPIFRMTADLQARRRLGLTATLVREDGREGEVFSLIGPKRYDAPWKDIEAQGYIAPADCVEVRVDLPRDERVAYAMADDADKYRLCATSETKTQLVEQLVAAHKGEQLLVIGQYIDQLDEIAERLDAPLIKGETTVKARQKLFDAFRKGEIQTLVVSKVANFSIDLPEASVAIQVSGSFGSRQEEAQRLGRLLRPKQDGRSARFYSLVARDTLDQDFAAKRQRFLAEQGYAYRIMDAKDVGKDAATDE; the protein is encoded by the coding sequence GTGACCGACGGTCCACTGATAGTACAAAGCGATAAAACCATTCTGCTGGAAGTCGATCACGAGCTCGCTACAGAGGCCAGGCACGCCATTGCGGCATTTGCTGAACTTGAGCGCGCTCCCGAGCACATGCACAGCTACCGGCTGACACCCCTTGGGCTCTGGAACGCGCGGGCTGCGGGACTAGACGCCGAGCAGGTGCTGGATACGTTGCTGAAGTACTCCCGTTTCCCGGTCCCCCATGCATTGTTGATTGATATCGAAGAGACCATGTCGCGCTACGGCAGGCTTCGCCTCGAAAAAGATCCACAGCACGGTTTGGTAATGCGTACTGACGACTACCCCGTGCTGGAGGAAGTCATCCGTGCCAAGAAGATCGCCCCACTCCTTGGGCCCAGGATCGATGGTGAGACTGTGGTGGTTCACTCCTCGCAGCGAGGCCAGCTCAAGCAGTTGCTCCTGAAGTTGGGATGGCCGGCCGAGGACCTTGCCGGGTACGTCAACGGGCAACCCCACCTGATCTTGCTCGACGAAACTGGCTGGCAGTTGCGCCCCTATCAGAAGCTCGCCACGGAGAACTTCTGGGCCGGCGGCAGCGGCGTCGTCGTTCTTCCTTGTGGTGCAGGAAAGACCCTGGTGGGCGCGGCCGCGATGGCGACGTCCTCCACCACAACACTGATCCTGGTCACGAACACGGTTTCGGCACGTCAGTGGAAAGACGAGCTGCTCAAGCGGACGTCCCTGACCGAAGATGAGATCGGCGAATACTCCGGTGCAGTCAAGGAAGTCAGGCCTGTAACTATTGCCACCTACCAGGTCCTCACCACCAAGCGCGGTGGACTTTACCCGCACCTTGAACTCGTGGACGGTCATGACTGGGGCCTGATCATCTATGACGAGGTGCACTTGTTGCCCGCCCCGATCTTCCGGATGACGGCGGACCTGCAGGCCAGGCGAAGGCTCGGCCTGACGGCCACACTGGTGCGCGAGGATGGCAGGGAAGGCGAAGTCTTCAGCCTGATTGGACCCAAGCGCTACGACGCTCCGTGGAAGGACATCGAAGCGCAGGGCTACATCGCACCGGCGGATTGCGTTGAGGTACGCGTCGATTTACCCCGCGACGAACGCGTGGCCTACGCCATGGCTGATGACGCCGACAAATACCGCCTGTGTGCGACCTCCGAGACAAAGACCCAACTGGTTGAGCAGCTCGTGGCGGCGCACAAGGGTGAGCAACTGCTGGTCATCGGCCAGTACATTGACCAACTGGACGAGATCGCGGAGCGGCTGGATGCTCCCCTGATCAAGGGTGAAACCACCGTCAAAGCCCGGCAGAAGCTTTTTGATGCCTTTCGCAAGGGCGAGATCCAGACGCTCGTAGTGTCCAAGGTTGCCAACTTCTCCATCGACCTCCCGGAAGCTTCAGTAGCCATCCAGGTTTCGGGCTCCTTCGGGTCCCGCCAGGAGGAGGCGCAACGCCTGGGGCGCCTGCTGAGGCCCAAGCAAGACGGCCGTTCCGCGCGGTTCTACTCCCTTGTGGCCCGCGATACTTTGGATCAGGACTTCGCCGCCAAGCGCCAGCGTTTCCTGGCTGAACAGGGATATGCCTACCGGATCATGGACGCCAAGGACGTGGGCAAGGATGCTGCCACCGACGAATAA
- a CDS encoding cold shock domain-containing protein, whose product MPTGKVKWYDKEKGFGFLAAEDGQEVFLPKTSLPAGVTELKAGTRVEFGVADGRRGAQALGLRVLDKTPSIAKAKRMNAKDLAPLVQDLVTVLDNLSGTLSSGKYPEGNKAKAIGMALRKVADELEA is encoded by the coding sequence GTGCCCACCGGCAAGGTCAAGTGGTATGACAAGGAAAAAGGCTTCGGATTCCTCGCGGCTGAGGACGGCCAGGAGGTATTCCTGCCCAAGACATCGCTGCCCGCAGGCGTAACCGAGCTCAAAGCCGGTACGCGTGTGGAATTTGGCGTGGCCGATGGCCGTCGCGGTGCCCAGGCATTGGGCCTTCGGGTCCTGGACAAGACGCCCTCCATCGCCAAGGCCAAGCGCATGAACGCCAAGGACCTGGCGCCTTTGGTGCAGGACCTCGTGACCGTGCTGGATAACTTGTCCGGTACTTTATCTTCCGGCAAGTACCCGGAGGGCAACAAGGCCAAGGCTATCGGTATGGCGCTGCGCAAGGTTGCCGACGAGCTGGAAGCCTAG
- a CDS encoding multicopper oxidase family protein translates to MNISQLLAVDLVLAILAAGAWIVAAWMVISFGRGPARPRVVDLALLLLGLAVLMTAARYALLPALVAGSWWFASERTTISLPLTAIPAAWAAMAGVPYLLRRRNTGPPSSREQPGLPGRTHEWAVLAIVSAAASAIASLALMFVLGPFPAPWTLAVLLFLVAGTVMIARLALFPVFQVPPTPPAPPAPPALPGGSPAPGRGLVHRRTTAAAAVAGLMACTALGSGVFAWLGSRSADGAVIAAAVGHHGGVTAAPVVATTQVTSLVGEIPDNAVVRHYELTARTEHITLPSGESTDAWTFGSLPGPGIEAQLGEVMEVELKNQDVSAGVTLHWHGYDVPNAMDGVAGATQDAVMPGQSMTYRFLAAQAGTYWYHTHQDSAEGVRKGLYGTFVVHNPTLPRADTDIVVAGHDLGGLGLLGSSDRNSVYAAVPGSSVRVRLINTDSLPQRYLLDGTAFKVAAVDGTDVNQPQEVTGKLLRIGAGARMDVTFTMPESQVTLRSDSAASAVVVVAPSSPDGVNADAAEGDAAAKADDAQQKAPDVPEKAQPGVFASTPLLDLLDYGEPLAGTPAPAENVREEVLVLDRQFRFVDGVPRYAFTVNGASYPLVPSIEVAEGDTVKMTIVNRTADPHPMHPHGHHVQVLSRNGVAPRGSPLILDTVDVLPGDVWELLLHANNPGIWMDHCHNLDHAAEGMMMLLKYEGVSSDFVHGGHFHNRPE, encoded by the coding sequence GTGAACATCTCACAGCTACTGGCCGTCGACCTGGTGCTGGCTATCCTTGCCGCCGGCGCCTGGATTGTCGCCGCTTGGATGGTCATTTCTTTTGGCAGGGGGCCAGCCAGGCCACGCGTTGTCGACTTGGCTCTTCTTCTGCTGGGCTTAGCCGTTCTTATGACGGCAGCGCGCTATGCCTTGCTCCCAGCTTTGGTGGCCGGCAGTTGGTGGTTTGCCAGCGAACGCACAACCATCAGCCTGCCTTTGACCGCCATCCCCGCGGCTTGGGCCGCGATGGCCGGTGTTCCGTATTTGCTGAGGAGGCGGAACACCGGCCCACCATCTTCGCGGGAGCAACCCGGACTCCCTGGCCGAACCCACGAATGGGCGGTTCTCGCCATCGTGTCGGCCGCCGCTTCGGCAATTGCCTCACTTGCCCTGATGTTCGTCCTCGGCCCATTCCCCGCCCCGTGGACGCTGGCGGTTCTCTTGTTCCTGGTAGCAGGGACCGTGATGATAGCCAGGCTGGCGCTGTTCCCTGTGTTCCAGGTTCCGCCCACTCCGCCAGCTCCTCCCGCTCCGCCCGCCCTTCCCGGCGGCAGCCCCGCACCCGGCCGAGGCCTGGTTCACAGGCGCACGACGGCGGCTGCTGCAGTTGCCGGACTCATGGCCTGCACCGCTTTGGGCTCGGGAGTCTTTGCGTGGCTGGGTAGCCGGTCCGCCGATGGCGCGGTGATTGCGGCCGCCGTCGGTCATCACGGAGGTGTCACCGCTGCACCAGTGGTGGCCACAACTCAGGTAACAAGCCTGGTGGGAGAGATCCCTGACAACGCCGTGGTCCGGCACTACGAACTCACTGCCCGCACGGAACACATAACCTTGCCCTCCGGGGAGTCCACTGATGCGTGGACCTTTGGCAGCCTCCCCGGGCCCGGCATCGAAGCACAACTGGGCGAGGTCATGGAAGTTGAGCTAAAGAACCAGGATGTGAGTGCTGGCGTGACCCTGCACTGGCATGGTTACGACGTCCCCAACGCCATGGACGGCGTGGCCGGGGCAACACAGGACGCCGTAATGCCCGGTCAGTCCATGACCTACCGCTTCCTTGCTGCCCAAGCCGGCACATATTGGTACCACACGCACCAGGACTCAGCCGAAGGTGTCCGCAAGGGCCTCTACGGCACATTCGTCGTGCACAACCCCACACTGCCTCGCGCAGATACTGACATTGTGGTGGCAGGACACGACCTCGGCGGTCTGGGGTTGCTGGGCTCCTCAGACCGTAACAGTGTGTACGCGGCCGTCCCGGGCTCGAGCGTTCGGGTACGCCTCATCAACACTGATTCCCTGCCGCAGCGCTACCTTCTGGACGGAACAGCGTTCAAGGTTGCGGCCGTGGACGGAACGGACGTGAACCAGCCGCAGGAGGTGACAGGGAAGCTATTGCGGATTGGGGCAGGAGCACGGATGGACGTCACGTTCACTATGCCCGAATCCCAGGTGACGCTCCGCTCTGACTCGGCGGCCAGCGCCGTCGTCGTGGTGGCCCCATCCAGCCCGGACGGGGTGAATGCAGATGCTGCCGAAGGCGATGCCGCAGCGAAAGCAGACGACGCCCAGCAGAAGGCGCCCGACGTCCCCGAGAAAGCGCAGCCTGGCGTCTTTGCCTCCACTCCTCTACTGGATCTGTTGGACTACGGCGAACCTTTGGCTGGAACACCGGCACCCGCAGAAAATGTCCGGGAGGAAGTGTTGGTGTTGGACCGGCAATTCCGTTTTGTTGACGGAGTTCCGCGCTACGCGTTTACGGTGAACGGCGCATCCTATCCCCTGGTGCCATCCATTGAGGTGGCCGAAGGGGACACCGTAAAAATGACGATCGTTAACCGCACCGCTGACCCTCATCCCATGCATCCTCACGGACACCACGTTCAAGTGCTCAGCAGGAACGGGGTTGCCCCCCGTGGATCGCCACTGATCCTTGACACCGTAGACGTGCTGCCGGGCGACGTGTGGGAGCTACTGCTGCACGCGAACAATCCGGGTATTTGGATGGATCACTGCCACAACCTGGACCATGCTGCAGAAGGAATGATGATGCTGCTGAAGTACGAAGGCGTGTCATCTGACTTCGTCCACGGCGGCCATTTCCACAACCGGCCTGAATAG
- a CDS encoding DUF3027 domain-containing protein has protein sequence MTSESAQDTQAGRDAQASPGVVTDAAPLPVAGENPVNGGNPVNGQAPENSDTPARKPVAAKQRAGIPVWRVGKPDAFLAAAVDVAREAVETIANPGEVGAHIGAKSEGDRVVTHLFESKLAGYGGWQWYAVITRNCRSKIVTVSELGLLPSEDSILAPEWVPWAKRVRPEDETPLVEETVEEVTEESVQAAEDDAAEASDAEAEAADEEDDDAVARLGD, from the coding sequence ATGACTTCGGAATCCGCACAGGATACACAGGCAGGAAGGGACGCGCAGGCCAGCCCTGGGGTCGTCACTGACGCCGCCCCACTTCCTGTCGCCGGGGAGAATCCTGTCAACGGGGGGAATCCTGTCAACGGGCAAGCCCCTGAAAACAGCGACACCCCTGCGCGGAAGCCGGTCGCAGCGAAGCAGCGGGCCGGCATCCCCGTGTGGCGCGTTGGCAAGCCGGATGCGTTCCTGGCTGCCGCCGTCGACGTCGCGCGGGAAGCGGTGGAGACTATCGCGAACCCGGGCGAGGTGGGTGCCCACATCGGCGCAAAGTCCGAGGGCGACCGCGTGGTCACGCATTTGTTCGAGTCGAAGCTTGCGGGATATGGCGGGTGGCAGTGGTATGCCGTGATCACCCGCAATTGCCGGTCAAAGATCGTCACAGTCAGCGAGCTTGGCCTCCTGCCTTCTGAGGATTCCATCCTGGCCCCGGAATGGGTTCCCTGGGCAAAGCGTGTCCGCCCGGAGGACGAGACGCCCCTGGTGGAGGAGACGGTAGAGGAAGTGACCGAGGAATCCGTGCAGGCTGCGGAAGACGACGCCGCCGAAGCATCCGATGCTGAAGCCGAGGCGGCCGACGAAGAGGACGACGACGCCGTCGCCCGCTTAGGGGATTAA
- a CDS encoding helicase-associated domain-containing protein, which yields MSLIRALSKELEARSDNSLRALFAARPDLISPMAPDFAALAARASARVSVQRALERLTKPEMQVLETLHLCTNADTGHSVSAAGLKKVIAGSTLSALEPILAKLQELALIHRADPPAASNSQPNSRQRFYLPVGSLKDVIGIYPAGLGRSYTELVRLQPAFAQRVVQLVAELHHCGLDIHPASTPMDAALSLQRWTSSPENVRAILATAPERTVGLLDKFGSWAMGAVPQAQRRASVTHESADVGPVDWLLARGMLVPLDAGHVELPHSVGIALRGGAIVDDFTLSPPVPELGHTSAALRRNAAMGAIAETLRLTSEVLFAVREQPLATLRSGGVGVRELRRLAESIRCGVHETALLLEFCALAGLVRLDVDSSTWIQPPQLEWLSLPRQEQWLWLVNAWLASERAPSMVGQPLPGATSGSPSHPGSAGSTINALSAEAQRPDAPVVRRRILEILNELTVEAAAPDGKAPVLDARAVLQRAEWAQPRMSRRFSSLVRGILEEATLLGLMGSGAFTQLGSAIALGHPEEAMTLLGEHLPAAVNHILLQADLTAVAPGYLAPELSETLLLMADAEGQGPASIYRFSTATIRRALDAGQDAESLLSFLREHSATDVPQPLAYLVQDTASRHGRLRIGSSASFIQSDDESAITDLLHEARTSALSLVRIAPTVLTSSASPKETARVLRELGLSPAVQEAEPAVVRFKRTAAVPGSARPVYTAPRTAPPDDDVEAQLSVLRQHRAVPADATGEASTQLGLETLQKAIRLKQAVTMNVVDSLGNANTETVVPVSVSGGRVRVFDPGKETERVLSIHRIIDVEPAGELHK from the coding sequence ATGTCCCTTATTCGCGCGCTCAGCAAGGAATTGGAAGCGCGCAGCGATAACTCGCTGCGGGCCTTGTTTGCCGCGCGGCCGGACCTGATTTCTCCCATGGCCCCGGACTTCGCTGCCTTGGCAGCCCGGGCAAGTGCGCGAGTCAGCGTCCAACGGGCGTTGGAGCGACTCACAAAGCCTGAAATGCAGGTTCTGGAGACGCTCCATCTGTGCACGAATGCCGATACCGGTCACAGTGTTTCCGCTGCCGGACTGAAGAAGGTCATTGCAGGGTCCACTCTCTCTGCACTGGAACCGATCCTCGCCAAACTTCAGGAGTTGGCGTTGATTCACCGGGCCGATCCGCCGGCGGCATCAAATTCACAACCGAATTCCCGGCAACGGTTCTACCTTCCCGTTGGAAGCCTGAAGGACGTGATCGGCATCTATCCGGCCGGCCTGGGCCGAAGTTACACGGAGTTGGTCAGGTTGCAGCCGGCTTTCGCCCAACGGGTGGTTCAGCTCGTAGCCGAGCTCCATCACTGTGGCTTGGACATCCACCCTGCCAGCACTCCCATGGACGCCGCCTTGTCCCTGCAACGCTGGACGTCAAGCCCCGAGAATGTGCGCGCTATTCTGGCCACGGCGCCCGAAAGGACCGTTGGCTTGCTGGACAAGTTCGGCAGTTGGGCCATGGGCGCAGTCCCCCAGGCTCAACGGCGGGCCTCCGTGACCCACGAAAGCGCCGACGTCGGGCCTGTCGATTGGCTGCTGGCCCGCGGCATGTTGGTTCCCCTGGATGCCGGCCACGTCGAATTGCCACACAGTGTGGGCATCGCCCTGCGGGGTGGTGCGATCGTTGACGACTTCACCCTGAGCCCTCCGGTTCCAGAACTGGGCCACACGAGTGCTGCCCTCCGGCGAAACGCCGCGATGGGCGCCATCGCCGAGACTCTACGGCTCACCAGCGAGGTGCTGTTCGCAGTCCGTGAGCAGCCGCTGGCAACCCTCCGGAGCGGCGGCGTAGGCGTGCGTGAGCTCCGGCGCCTGGCTGAATCCATCCGCTGCGGCGTCCACGAAACTGCCCTCCTGCTGGAGTTCTGCGCGCTGGCCGGCCTTGTGCGGCTGGACGTTGACAGTTCCACGTGGATCCAGCCGCCACAGTTGGAATGGCTCTCCCTGCCGCGACAGGAACAGTGGCTCTGGCTGGTGAACGCCTGGTTGGCCAGCGAGCGGGCACCTTCCATGGTGGGCCAGCCCCTCCCGGGAGCGACGTCCGGCTCGCCATCCCATCCAGGTTCCGCCGGCAGCACCATCAATGCATTGTCCGCGGAGGCTCAAAGGCCCGATGCTCCAGTGGTCAGGCGCAGGATCCTGGAGATCCTCAATGAACTGACGGTTGAGGCCGCAGCTCCGGATGGCAAAGCACCTGTCCTCGACGCGCGCGCGGTGCTGCAACGGGCGGAATGGGCGCAGCCCCGCATGTCCCGCCGGTTCAGCTCCCTGGTGAGGGGGATCCTGGAAGAAGCCACCTTGTTGGGCTTGATGGGGTCCGGGGCCTTCACCCAGTTGGGATCTGCCATCGCGCTCGGCCATCCGGAGGAGGCGATGACCCTCCTCGGTGAACACCTGCCGGCCGCGGTCAACCACATCCTCCTTCAGGCGGACCTCACAGCAGTAGCGCCCGGTTACCTCGCCCCCGAACTCAGCGAAACGCTGCTGCTCATGGCCGACGCCGAGGGCCAGGGCCCGGCGTCGATCTACCGTTTTTCCACGGCAACTATCCGCAGGGCCCTCGACGCCGGACAGGATGCGGAATCGCTGTTGTCGTTCCTCCGCGAGCATTCAGCCACAGACGTGCCCCAACCTCTGGCGTACCTGGTGCAGGACACAGCGTCCCGACACGGACGTTTGCGAATCGGTTCCAGTGCCAGCTTCATCCAGAGCGACGACGAATCCGCCATCACCGACCTGTTGCACGAGGCCCGGACGTCTGCGCTGAGCCTTGTTCGGATCGCCCCCACCGTCCTGACGTCCTCTGCCAGCCCCAAGGAGACTGCACGTGTGCTGCGCGAGCTGGGACTCTCACCTGCTGTCCAGGAGGCGGAACCCGCCGTCGTGCGCTTTAAACGAACAGCGGCAGTGCCCGGCAGCGCGCGTCCGGTCTACACGGCTCCGCGGACGGCCCCACCGGACGACGACGTCGAAGCCCAGCTTTCGGTGTTACGGCAGCACCGCGCCGTCCCGGCTGATGCGACAGGCGAAGCCTCCACGCAGCTCGGCCTGGAAACGCTGCAGAAGGCCATCCGGCTCAAACAGGCGGTCACCATGAACGTGGTGGACAGCCTGGGGAATGCGAACACCGAAACCGTGGTTCCTGTATCCGTCTCCGGTGGCCGCGTCAGGGTCTTCGATCCTGGCAAGGAAACAGAACGTGTGCTGTCCATCCACCGGATCATCGATGTAGAACCAGCAGGAGAACTGCACAAGTGA